The genomic stretch CGATTGATTGGGATAGAAATATTTGCCGTTAGATGCGTGGCGGGTTAAAGAGCGACCCCTTTTCATAAGCCGAGTTAAAAGCGGCGACCACTTTCGGGTCGAATTCAGTTCCGCCCTGGCTTTGAATCTCGGTAAGGGCTTCTTTCACCGGGATGCCCTGTTTTTTGGCGCCGCCGTAAGAAATCAGATTATCAAAGACATTGGCGACGGCGATGATTCTGGCACCGATGGGAATTTTTTCCCCTTTAAGATTATCCGGGACGCCCGTGCCGTCAAACCGTTCGTGATGGTGTTTGATAGCCGGGAGAATCTCTTCCACATCGGAAAGCTGCTTCAGCAGTTTTTCAGCAGCCAGGACGTGAGCTCCTTTGTCCATCAAAGCGCCGGTATCACCCGGTTCCCCGGGTTTATTTAAAGCGATTTTACCGACGTCGTGGAGCAAGCCGGCCAGATGCAAATAGCGGACTTCTGTTTTAGGCAAGGCGAGTTCTAAGGCGATGGCGCTGGAGTAGTTTGCGACGCGTTCGGCATGTCCCTGTGATTTTGGGTTGCCGATTTCGCTGGCAGTAACCAATATTTTTACCGTGGTCATCAATGTTTTATGGGCTTTTTCCGTGGCGGAAAGGGATGAAAAGACGATGCCTGTTTGAAGTCCGGCCATAGTAACAAGCTCCAAATCAGATTCGGAAAAATTCCATTCCAGCTTATCGCTTTCCAGGTAAAGGACCACCTCGCCTTTAGGGGTGGAAAGCATCGGAACGCAGATGACGGATTTGATATTGGACATCATAACGCTGTGGCTGGGTGCTAAGCGGGCATCCAGCATGGCATCCGAGGTGAGAAGCGGGCGGATGTATTGCGCCACGCGTTTAACAATCGTCCGGCTGATTTTCATTTGCTTGACTTCTTTGGGATGCATCATCCGGGCGGAAATTTTGTCGTCTATGTTATTCCAGAACAGTATATAACCCTGGTCTGCCTTAGTCGCTTCAACTAATATAGTTAATATCCGTTTCATCAAGTTATTAAGATCTTTTTCCGTTGACATTATCTTGGAGATTTCATAAAGGGTGGCTAATTTCGGGGCGCTTAATTCTTTTCCGCCTTTTAAGGCCAGCTCGCCTGATTTGGTTTTATCTTTATCCAATTGTATTTCAACGGTAGAGCTGCCCATATAATTTTCTTCCCCGTTTTCTTCCGTAATTTCAGCTTGGCTGGTATCGGCCTCGGTTCCTGCTTGGAGGCGGGCTTTTTCTTCGAACACTATTTTTAGGTCGCCGATTTTAAAATAGTCATTATGTTTTAATGAACATTCGGTTATCCGATCGCCGTTCAGAAGCGTGCCGTTGCCGCTTTTGAGGTCTTTTAAGAAATAACTGCCGTCCAGGTAATAAATTTCGGCGTGGCGCCTGGAAACTTTAGAATCATTAACCGACAGGTTGCAGTTGGGCTCCCGCCCGATAAGAAATTTGTTGTCCGTGTTAAGTTCGAATGTTTTTCCTTTTGCTTCACCCCCGACCACTTTTATGAAGGGCATAAAACTTTCCTTTTAATCGCATTGTTTTATAGGGTTTTCGACCGGAACTATTTTTCCATCCACCAATCTTATCATACGATGCGCCTTTTTGGCAATATTTTCATCATGTGTGACTATGACAAAAGTTTGTCCGGAGTTTTTATTCATTTCCCATATAAGCGCCTGGATTTCCTGGCTGGTTGTCTGGTCAAGGTTCCCGGTCGGTTCATCGCAGAATATTATTTCCGGTTCGGTGATAAGTGCCCGGGCAATGGCTACTCTCTGGCTCTCTCCTCCGGAAAGCTGGTTTGCCCGATGGTTTAAACGTGCGCCCAATCCCAGTTTTTCCAATAAGTCATACGCGCGTTTGTATAAACCTGATTTATTGATAAACCAAGAAAAGTAAGAATGCTTAATCATAAACGGAAGGACGGCGTTTTCCACGACCGTTAATTCCGGGATAAGATGGTAAAACTGGAAGACAAAGCCGAAAGTGGTATTGCGCAAGAAGGCTGCTTGTGAGGCCGAAAAAAGCGCCGTATCCTGCTCCTTGAACAATATTTTTCCCGCCGTCGGTTTATCCAATAACCCCATAAGATGTAACAAAGTGCTTTTACCCGCACCCGAAGGCCCGACAATGGAGAAAATTTCTCCCTTCCTTATCTGGAAAGAAATTTCCTTGAGGACAGCCAGTTTGCTGTCACCGCTGGGGAATTCTTTCCCTGTATTTTTTGCCTGTATAATGATATCACTCATAACGCAATGCTTCAACCGGCTCCATCCTGGCTGCTTTGATTGCCGGGTAAATACTGAAAATAATACTAACGCTTACAGTTGCGATGGTAATTATTATGATTGTAGGAACATCAATTTCCCATGGAATTTTATCTATTCTGTAAATATTAGTGGGAAAAACCTCAAGCCCAAACCAGCTCTTCAGAAGAAATTGTATCTTGTTTAGATTGATTGTAAAAAGATATCCGCTGACGACTCCAAAGAGGCATCCCAGGAACGAGATAATCAATCCCTGGCATAAAAACAACTGCATGATGCCGTAGCGAGTGCTGCCTAAGGAAGAAAGGATTCCGATATCCTTGGTTTTTTCCACCACCCTCATCGTAAGCATTGCCAGTATGTTAAAGCAGGCGACGATTACCACGCAGAAAAGTATGATGGCGTTGATTCTTTTTTCCACAGTTACCGCGGTGAGAAACGTTTCTTTTTCTTCTTCCCATGTTCTTACCTGAAAGTAACGTTCCCTTTTGCTGTTACCGAGGATTTCGTTAATTCGGCGGATAACTACTTCAGCGTATTTATAATCGGTCAGGCGGATAGTGATTTTAGTTATATCCGGTGTTTTAAGGAATGACTGTGCTTGGTGTAACGGCAGGTAGAGCGCGACGCTGTCCTGATCAAAAAGTCCGCTATTAAATTCATCGACGATGGTAAATTCTCCTTGTTGGGTTTGTAACATGCCGTCACGGCT from Planctomycetota bacterium encodes the following:
- a CDS encoding FHA domain-containing protein, with product MPFIKVVGGEAKGKTFELNTDNKFLIGREPNCNLSVNDSKVSRRHAEIYYLDGSYFLKDLKSGNGTLLNGDRITECSLKHNDYFKIGDLKIVFEEKARLQAGTEADTSQAEITEENGEENYMGSSTVEIQLDKDKTKSGELALKGGKELSAPKLATLYEISKIMSTEKDLNNLMKRILTILVEATKADQGYILFWNNIDDKISARMMHPKEVKQMKISRTIVKRVAQYIRPLLTSDAMLDARLAPSHSVMMSNIKSVICVPMLSTPKGEVVLYLESDKLEWNFSESDLELVTMAGLQTGIVFSSLSATEKAHKTLMTTVKILVTASEIGNPKSQGHAERVANYSSAIALELALPKTEVRYLHLAGLLHDVGKIALNKPGEPGDTGALMDKGAHVLAAEKLLKQLSDVEEILPAIKHHHERFDGTGVPDNLKGEKIPIGARIIAVANVFDNLISYGGAKKQGIPVKEALTEIQSQGGTEFDPKVVAAFNSAYEKGSLFNPPRI
- a CDS encoding ABC transporter ATP-binding protein, whose amino-acid sequence is MSDIIIQAKNTGKEFPSGDSKLAVLKEISFQIRKGEIFSIVGPSGAGKSTLLHLMGLLDKPTAGKILFKEQDTALFSASQAAFLRNTTFGFVFQFYHLIPELTVVENAVLPFMIKHSYFSWFINKSGLYKRAYDLLEKLGLGARLNHRANQLSGGESQRVAIARALITEPEIIFCDEPTGNLDQTTSQEIQALIWEMNKNSGQTFVIVTHDENIAKKAHRMIRLVDGKIVPVENPIKQCD
- a CDS encoding ABC transporter permease; its protein translation is MYKLFLAWRYLLSRKIIFFSIAGIAVGVMVLIIVTSVMGGFVRDVRQKIRGISSDMSVSVSDEFKTFSRFFGDYKVDSQQLLAEIRAISYVAYASPRLEWGAMLSTKDNRGAPVMVIGIEPATEDKVSNLSKYLVYQPTTDFRLEGKDPNPPGAIVGRYVGAFELGTGQPETQFINWEKGQTIALTTVLSRDGMLQTQQGEFTIVDEFNSGLFDQDSVALYLPLHQAQSFLKTPDITKITIRLTDYKYAEVVIRRINEILGNSKRERYFQVRTWEEEKETFLTAVTVEKRINAIILFCVVIVACFNILAMLTMRVVEKTKDIGILSSLGSTRYGIMQLFLCQGLIISFLGCLFGVVSGYLFTINLNKIQFLLKSWFGLEVFPTNIYRIDKIPWEIDVPTIIIITIATVSVSIIFSIYPAIKAARMEPVEALRYE